The following DNA comes from Cucumis sativus cultivar 9930 chromosome 7, Cucumber_9930_V3, whole genome shotgun sequence.
aataaaataaatatatagacaCACTTATTCTTCAAATGTGGGTTTAAGTGAATGGatcttaaattataagtttcaCAATGAAATTTGATACACATTGTAACTAAACTTTGTCttcaaaattgagaaataatGAGTTGGAGATGAGCTGGATATATATTGAGTCAAAGTCTTGGAATCTTCACCATTATGTGGTTTGCATGTGCAGTTTCCTTGTATTATGTGATCTATAaatttccacttttttttttcttttgaaaaatacgTAAATTGTGGATTCAATTTTCTCCATTGTCGGATGGACCAGAAtgatgcttttcttttttttatcactttcttttgcattgaaacaaatttcaaaaaccaaaaaaaaaaaaaaaaaaaaaaaaaaaaagaagttaatcAGTAGATTTAAATGTAGGATGTagaatctatttttaaatattatgaaaatcaacatttggcctttaagtttaattttaaaaaaaaaaaaatttaaaaggtaTGTTTggtaatttatttgtttttaatttttaaaatttaacttttaagaaaTACGTGAGTTCCATAATTAatacctttttgtttttttaaacaagacaaaaaaattgtttttaaaattataaaggaaaaaaatttgaaaatagaaaaagaagctgtaattgttttttaatgttaaaatcAGCTTTTGATCctaagtttaaatttgaaaatagaaaaagaagctGTAATTATTTCTTTCGATCTAGATGGACCAAAGAGAAACAATCGCAAAGTTTAAGATGATGctatccttcttttctttttgcccAGCTCTACACACATGCTTACAAATGGAGGCAATACTTTGTTGATTGAAATTCCAGTTAAGCAGCGTGCACAATTTCTCCCATGTAGATTTAGCTTAAAAGAGCAAGAGATAAAAAGTGGTTTATGTCTTCCTCAGCTCCTCTGCATATAAGATACACCAGTTTGGTTTCAAACCCCAATTTGGAAGTTGTTTGTGTAAATTATCAATCGTGTTGATACATTCATATggccaaatgaaaattttgcaCTTCTTTGGAATGGACGACTTCCAcaggttttgaaaaatagtcaGATCGGTATTGTTTAAGCCCCTTTGATCTCTCTGATGTGTATAGCACTTTTTATAGAAGCAATGGAGAACATCCCATTCGTGTTTAGTTTCCATATTGGAGAATCTTGGCCATGGTTATGATTTATGAACAAGGGCAGATGGGAGAGGTCTTTTAGGATTAATATCCCAATCAAGATTTTCAGAATTCACATATCTTTAGTGGAGCTTCTTTTCTCAGTAGAGAGAGCATAGAGCCATGGTCTGTAAAGGAATAGTGGGCTGTTAATGTGCCATTGTATGTACTTCTCAagagataatatatattatgctTTAAGTCCCTAGTTTGTTACTAACACAACCTCTTACAAATTTGTAGAACTATAGAAtcttaacattttaattttatgtctaGCTTAGCCTTACTCGTTCGTCAGCATAGTAGGATTAACAACCAACTTTCTCTACCTTAATCCATTGgattattattaaaacttgagatgtttattattgaaaaaaaaaatgaaagtttaataaaatatgtacaTGTATTGCAATATATCAAATAACCCGAACAACTTAGACTACTCAATCCAAGTTATAAGGGTTGGATTGGATTGAGTTgagttttttatgtttttgtcgAGTTGGAGGTTACGTTGGGTTTGagttacatttttaaaaattcaggTTGActtaacccaacccaaatttctatattataaaacttataaatattgtaattcatacatattattatgaatttgtttgaagtttgtaatagatatgttgaattttgatatttaacgTTTgagttttatataattatatttatattaatatgtaTGGTAGacaaatttaagtattttaagttaataaaaatatacttaaaaaaaaaaaaactcggTATCCCAACCCAACTCGAATTCTAGGAGTTGGATTGGGTTGAGGTTGAAGATCTTATTTGGGTTATTTGAGTTGTCAATTTGACCGATCCAAAAATTCTTCTTAATCCAACCCATTTACACCCCTACTCAACACCCTATCATCTagacacaatttttttaaaaattttataaatacatattaaaCACAattcctaaaattttgaaaactagaCTTATAATTTCACCTATAGATTCATTCCATTTAGCCCCGttacatattttctttagcaccattaatattattgtatacACGTATGTAAACAAATGTGTTGTGTTAGGATTTGAATCGTTTACCTTTTCGTTAATGTTATAAGGTCTAAAGTAATCAAATGAAATCAACAATTAAGTAATACAAAAACGTATAATTTGATGTACGTGGTTCAGTGATAATATATTAGCTACATCTACGgaataaaggaagaacaatataattatagaGAATCTTTTCCGAACATAAAATGAGGTCACTAGATTAGAGTATATATATTGCACTTCTCTGAATGATAGAgtcaaaatcttaaataacTCGTAAATAAGTACACATATTCAAATGAACGGGAGACCCCATACCTAGTTTAATATCACCAAAAACtttatcgtttaaatttttaggAAAGAGCAAgttatgaaaaacaaaattaggatTAGGGAGgtggacaaaattattgaacgGCACCTATTCGATGTAATTAAGGCATTGAggaaaatcaaatgaattgTAAGTGAATGGTGCCGGCATGCTTTTGCTTTATTCCTAGGAAATGTATTCTcaatctatttaattaatctatcATTACTGAAATACAAAACTCCCTAACGCTTTTAGTGTTCATAAAAgctttgtttctattttacaTGTGCTACATGGGATTAGAGGTTCGAGCTTAGTTTAGTTATACACTGGACAAACTTTACTCAGTACAGAATGTCCATGGACGGTCGAGATTAAGAAGCTACATTATTCAGACAAAAATTGAAACGTggaaaaacatgaaaatcaaatgaataagaacaaaatataatgagTAATGAAAACTATAATACAACCATTATAAAACAAAGAGgagattaaataaaacatatatatctaACTGTAACATAGACACCTAAGAGATTTTATTTACACAGACAAATGAAATGttcgaatatatatatgtgtgtgcatgtgtgtgcaAGCAAAAGGGAATTCATTAggtacaaaaatggaaaagggtTACTTTTGGTGGAGCATTTTTGGGTTAATTGCCATAATTGGAGCCATAAAAGGTGATGATGAAGGATTGAGTGTAGGGTTTTATAGTAAAACATGCCCTTCTGCAGAACGAATTGTGAGAAATTCTGTTGCTAAAGCTGTGGTTAATGATCCTGGCCAAGCTGCTGGCATTATTCGATTGTATTTCCATGATTGCATTGTTGGGGTATCTGTTCTTATACACTCATAtgccttttttaaaaaaatatccgttgaggttaaaaaaaagtcattttgtTTACACACTTTTACTTTGcaccattttaattaatttctaaatttagtttatatgtATTGTTAATACATcttaaataaatgatatacatattattatggAAATCACCAGGGCTGCGATGGTTCCATTCTTCTAGATTCAATCCCAGGTATTACCAGCTCCTTCGACATAGAACGGCATAGTCCAGGCAACCCTGTACTCCGAGGATTTGAAATCATCGACGATGCTAAATCCAAGCTTGAATCTCGATGTCCTCAAACAGTATCTTGTTCGGACATCTTAGCCTTCGCTGCCCGTGACAGCGTCCTTGTCACCGGAGGCTTCTCTTACGCTGTCCCTGCTGGGCGTCGTGATGGTCGAGTCTCCAACGGCTCTGCCGTGTTCACCAACGTTCCTCCTATAACACCTAATATTGCTCGCCTCAAACAACACTTTGAATCAAGAGGGCTATCCTTAAAAGACATGGTGGCTCTGTCCGGAGCACACTCCATTGGTATTACGCCGTGTGGGGCATTCTCCAGCCgcctttattttttcaatgagACGGTCGAGACGGATCCGTCGCTGGATCCGAAATTTGCAGCGTTTTTGAAAACCCAATGTCCTAAAGGGAAGATTGGTGGGACAGCGGATTTGGACAATGTGACGCCGAATTTGCTTGACGTTCAGTTTTATGAGAATTTGAGGAGGAAGATGGGGGTTTTGAGCTCTGATCAGGCGATGGAAGATGACCCATTGACGGCAGCGACGGTGAGAGAATATCGTAGTAGTCGAAGCCTTTGGAAGGCGGATTTCACGGCGGCGATGGTGAAGCTGGGGAATATGAAGGTTTTGACTGGAAGGCAAGGGGAGATTAGAAAGAATTGTAGTGCTTTGAATTAAGGgttattatatgttttaaatttggtgAGGAGAACTTTGCATGCATTATTATAAGCCCTGCTATTGGATTTTTTCGAAGATAAGATTCTGATATGAAAACTGAGCACTGAATGaggttttaatttataattagttgTTCATTAAAACCATATTATGGATGTGACATTCCTATATTTACTATAATTGAGCAATGACCATGAAAGTATACTAATTTAAGATTGGAATCCCAGAACACAATCCAATTTGCCTTTTGAGTTTTTCTTAACAAGGTTGATAGAAGAGGGATCAGGGACAACATACACCCAACAATAATAAGAATGTTATGAATATATACAGAAGTAGAGAGGAACAACATCACCCTTATATCCTTACACCAAAAGAAACGACCAAAAAGAATACTTCCATGCATGGAgtcattgagaaaaataaatgcacTAAATAGTAGTCATCTACCTAAGATTTAATATTCTGTcgatttttttatactttcaaatgttGTAGCATCAAATGAGTTGTTTCATGAGATTAATGCGCGTAAACTGACATGaacactatatataaatatagggTAAATGAATACGAAGTTGTAAGATAACCAAGGGAGAAAGAGCTAAATAAAAAGCATAGAAACAAGAAACCCTAATAccattttgataaataaatatatacatatatataacccTCAATTACCATTAGCTAAAGATCATCAACTCTTATATCCATTTCCCCTCTCTAATTTAAGTTGCCTAATACTGAATAATTTAATGTAGAAGCAAAGTTTGCAGCTTTGTTAATGTTGGGCATTGCTAGTGATGGCATCTAAATTAGGTTACTCtcaaaaattagaattagGATTCTATTATACGTTTTGTACTTTCATGATTGTATTGTAATTCTTGTAAGCCTCAATTATTACTTATCTCCATCTTCCCAATCAtcttaattaacatttttcttatgtACATTAGTAGTCCTTCACTAACTCAATGCTTAAATTAGGtctatttgataaatattgtgTAATTTGTAATTCCTAAGCTCTTCCATATCATTTAtcctttttattaatattatttattatttgtttattagaAGGGAACTTAAGAGGGTATTAAGTGTATGTCAAATTAGTTAAGATATTTGTGCTTACGTaattctttataaaaataataatgaaacatTATCAGAGCCAGGTTTCGATCCTGGGACCTGTGGGTTATGGGCCCACCACGCTTCCGCTGCGCCACTCTGATTAGTTGATAATCAAAGTCATTTATAGGAAAAACTCGTtgatatagtaaaatttagattatgcTTTtaaagtctatcagtgatactTATACTATATGATTGGTAAGGGATTTTTTAATCCACGATagacttcttttattttcttttaaaataatcaaccaTAATATCAATTACAAATGTATATTGttgcattattttaaaaaaagttgtcatacatttaatttaaattaaattgtgttaATCATTGCAATTatattttcctaaaaaatatgaaggaaatttgatgtttaatttttaaagaagtATGCTTATACTACTTCATTCAGTAAGTTTCTATGTTCTATTATTAAATGTCTATCTATGTTTTCAAAAGCCAAgtgaagttttaaaagaaaaaacaaaatgttggtccattaaaaaaaaaaccctaaaaaaaatcattttaaaagcTTATCTTTTCTCCTTGAtgtttattataaattcaagTGTTTCACTAACATaggtgaaaattaaaatagagaaattgagagaaaagcTTATCAACCAAGACataaattttccttcatttttcttttcttctatttgtcTATATTATTCGATTTCATAATTAACTTTCATAACAAATTCATAcaccattttcaaatataataaaataaaataattatataacaaaactttatattaatgGATGATATTACTACGTTTATAAGTATTTTCAACAcgtttgaaataatttttctcgGGAGTaagtgattttttaatttatgttttataaaactcaCAAACCAACAATTAGGCACAAAATTAGTATGATAAGTtagaaattcataaaattcGAAGACGAcccattagaaaatataaacttgaaagtgagattaattaaaaaaaaaaattgcatcacTAAATTCTACAAGATTAtcaaagtttgaaataaatatttgaaaaatggcaggGCAGGGCAGGGTTGCGATGCATCAATACTCCTTGACAAAACGCCACAAAAATCCCGACTCAGAGAAAGACAATTTCGCCAACCCCTTCTTACGAGGCTTCGAAGTCATCGACGATGTCAAATCCAACCTCGAATCCAATTGTCCAAGCACAGTTTGATCTTGAGCCGACATTTTAGCCTTTTCGTCGGCCAATTCACTTACCCCTTCCACGGAGAGGCCGTCGCGACTCACTCGTCTCCCAATCAGTTGGAtgtttaatattatatgaGAATTTGAAGAGGAAGATGGGAGTTTTGTCGTCGGATCAAGCGCTGGCGAGTGACCCTTTAACGGCGGCCACGGTGAGGAGATACCGGAGGAATAGGGCGGTGTGGATGAGGGATTTCTCAAAGGCAATGGTGAAGGTGGGGAAGCTTTGAATGGAACACAAGGGAAGATTAGAAGGAATGGTCATTTTGGAAACTAGGGTTTCTTTGcttgaattaatataaatttccATTGGCTTAGTATGTAATTAGTTTATGGTCGATGATTTCAATAAAGGGTGTTGCTTATTTTCCTTAATCTAAACACTAAATTCTGATTGatgagttttgttttagtatatatgtatttagATTAATGTTCATGTGCTGATTTTAATGAAGGATGATATTATCGTtccttcatttatttttttcccttaatgttacatactttttgaaaaaatatacaaaatgcagttaattaattatattgctTTGGGGCATTTCTTGATTTGTGTATATCGTTTTTGTATAGCGATTACATGAACTTTAGGCTATGTTTCAATTATACATATACCCTGTACCGGAAAATTTGGGGGAAAATGGAGAACCTATTGAATTAGAAGAACCAACATCGATCGAACATCTTTTTCCTATGTGATGAACTTTGCTCCATATGtaaaccaaaaaattgatttggcATCATCAAATTCAACACCAATCTCTTCCATTCTAAGTCCACTTAGTTGGAAAGAAAGAACTGCATGTTCAAAGACGAGaaaatatctattattgatgTTTGAGAAGACATTTACACACTCACATAATTCTAGACGCGTAATAAATCCACTTTCTTTGACCAATTATAGTGCTAGCATCATTGCTTTAaatctaaatgtttttatatcaacttttcttttgggGCTTAGCTCTAGCCCCTTTTGTTTTCTCCCTTGTTTCGTTGTACTTATTTCCTTATCATTAATGTAAGAAGCGGTGATGCTCGAGTACACCTAATAATCCAAGATATTTGGAGTACGAATGGAATACAAATGGGGTCTCCTCAAAGTGGCTGCCCACAGTCTTTTCCCTCTTTCTCACATTTGAAATGCTACCATCAAAGAAGCATGGAATGAGACTATTGATGATTGGGATTTCAAGTCGAGGAAACGCCCTTAcgtgagagagagaaaaatatgtGAAACTCCATTAGAGTATCTCTCCCTACTTCTAATGACAACAGAGGTTTGGATGTCCctatttagaaaaacaattggaaaaggtatttttttctatagcCACTgacaaagaaaatttgaatattttcaatattgaaaACCTTGACCTGTTGCTCTATAAACCTCTCTGGAATttaaagatttcaaaaaaaaatgaaagttttaatGTGGACATTATTTGAAGACGGCATCTTTGATCAATTGTGATAAGCTGCAAGGAAGACTGAAAAATCATTGCCTTAGTCCAAGTTGGTGTATTTTCTGTCAAAAAACTAATGACACTGTTGGATAACCTATTCATTCATGGCAACTTTGCAAATTctatttggaagaaaattgaagattatACAGACCAGACCGGAAGAACATTAGTCAAAACTGCCATAATCTTTGCAAGAACCTTTGCTCTATCAacacaaagaacaagaaatgtattatctttttcaatatGGGTCTGGCCACTGTTTGAGTTATCTGGTTGGagagaaacaacaaaattttaaacaacagATGTGCAAACACTATAAATACATGGGAGAACACATATGCAACTTCACTGGCTCATGGTCATCCAGAAGCATAATTTTTTCGGATTATTTTTCATCTGTTATTGCTCTAAATTGTAGtgctttaaaataaatgttttctcCATTTATTTGGACTTATCTCTGGccctttatttttaatcatgtACTCCGtgctttaataaataaaattttatggaAGATAATAAGGATGCTACAAGGGTGTCCTGCCCACCTAGTGAAAATgcttagagagaaaaaaagagtatatTTTTAGCTGTGAGAATGTGTCAAACCGTGTTGAGATGTTTTATTCTATTAAGGTAGGAAGGTTTCTTAATTTTAGGGGATCACAAAAAATATCAATCCATTATAATTGAGTCATTGAGTGGCATATTTCCATGATGTTGATTTGGTTGTACAATAGCTACTGTCCATATAATCTCTTGTTAAATTAAAGCTGTCcctcaacaaacaaaaacttcatatatataataattatgagACAAAGACATTGTTTGATGTCATTACTTTTACTCTCCAAATGTAATTCCTTCGATAACACCACCATAGATTGGAATCCAGCCCTCCATTATTCGATGTAATTCAAGTTTGCTTTTATCTTccaaaataagtatatattttcTGTAATGTTCCAAATCactgtatttttttaaaaacggaTACATGAAGGTAAGTAGGTAGGTGCATCCCACTAGGTGGACATTCTTTTAATACTTTCATCATCCACCTCAATAATATACTCTTTAAAATTGCATCAGGTTGGCACTTTACTTTTTGTCTTATTTTTATGATCTTATTAGAATAGATTTATCCCAAGTACAAGAAAGTTAGCAAGAGAGAAAACAAAGGAGGCCAAACcatctatatgtatataaatatcaaGAAATCTTGTGTTCAAATTCTTTggcttttaatttttacttgaaacaCTTTTCAAATGGAGAGATTTAATTTCCCAAGCCTGACAAAGAGGCTCAAACTTACTTTTTCTCTAagctttcaatttatttttaatggtCTAGtataaacttatttaaaagaatttaatgtatgataacttttatttgcataaattatatatattattatataaaaagcTGATTCCAATCCAATGcaaaatctaattttatatttaatagactcattgatttattttttaggaaaaattgttaaaattaaccaagtttaaaaaatatttactgttcataaaaagagaaaatgtaataactttttttttggttttttatagAGTGTAAGTagtttgttttactttttattacttttttttaaaaaaaaacccccaTTTTTAATATGCCAAATTAAACAGCTTATAAATGTTtgcattttaagaaaattgttacccacctttattttaagaaaattgttacCCACATCATTTAAGGATCACATCAATGTATtgacattattattttctacaatcaataaaatatataaagtacTAAGATGGAAGAGTTCGAACATTCAAAAGTATGAAAACAGAAATTGacataaacaaagaaaaatgtaaatgaaacGTACATTTTTTCCCTCAGCACTATCGACCAAAAACAAAGAGccaaaatcaaaagaacaaaaaaaataatcctaaaaccttattttatatatatatggaccAAAGAGACCATAATTCTCATCCATCTTaatttcttaagaaaatttaGGTTCAAGTATGGAGATCAGAAAGTGCAAGATGCAAAGTGAATTGAGTGGAGAATTAGCAAAGATTGTGGCTTTGTTAATGGTGGGCTTAGTTATGATATCTAAAGGTCACTCACAAGAGTTAAAAGTCGGGTTTTATAGTGAAACATGTCCTTTGGCTGAAACTATTGTGAGAACCACAGTGGCAAAAGCTGTTTCTCAAAACCCTGGAATGGCTGCTGGCATTATTCGAATGCATTTCCATGACTGTATTGTTCTGGTAAGCTCATTTCATccatcttttaaaa
Coding sequences within:
- the LOC101216464 gene encoding peroxidase 5, translating into MEKGYFWWSIFGLIAIIGAIKGDDEGLSVGFYSKTCPSAERIVRNSVAKAVVNDPGQAAGIIRLYFHDCIVGGCDGSILLDSIPGITSSFDIERHSPGNPVLRGFEIIDDAKSKLESRCPQTVSCSDILAFAARDSVLVTGGFSYAVPAGRRDGRVSNGSAVFTNVPPITPNIARLKQHFESRGLSLKDMVALSGAHSIGITPCGAFSSRLYFFNETVETDPSLDPKFAAFLKTQCPKGKIGGTADLDNVTPNLLDVQFYENLRRKMGVLSSDQAMEDDPLTAATVREYRSSRSLWKADFTAAMVKLGNMKVLTGRQGEIRKNCSALN